The following are encoded together in the Bubalus bubalis isolate 160015118507 breed Murrah chromosome 14, NDDB_SH_1, whole genome shotgun sequence genome:
- the LOC102399119 gene encoding prostaglandin F synthase 1 isoform X3: MDPKGQRVKLNDSHFIPVLGFGTAVPPEVPKREALEVTRFAIEVGFCHIDSAHVYKNEEQVGQAIRSKIADDTVKREDIFYTSKLWCTFHQPELVRPALEKSLKNLQLDYVDLYIIHFPLAVKPGDELFPKDENGKLIFDSVDLCHTWEALEKCKDAGLTKSIGVSNFNHKQLQKILNKPGLKYKPVCNQVECHPYLNQSKLLDFCKSHDIVLVTYGALGSQRVQEWVNLNHPVLLEDPVLCAIAKKHKQTPALVALRYQVQRGVVVLAKSYNKKRIKENIQVFDFELSPDGMKAIDGLNRNIRYYEFLIGVSHPEYPFHEEY; encoded by the exons ATGGATCCCAAAGGCCAGAGAGTGAAGCTTAATGACAGCCACTTCATTCCTGTCCTGGGATTTGGCACCGCTGTACCTCCAGAG GTTCCTAAGAGAGAAGCTCTGGAAGTCACTAGATTTGCTATAGAGGTTGGGTTCTGCCATATTGACTCTGCTCATGTGTACAAAAATGAAGAGCAAGTTGGCCAGGCCATTCGAAGCAAGATTGCAGATGACACTGTGAAGAGAGAAGACATATTCTACACTTCAAAg ctttggtGCACTTTCCATCAACCAGAGTTGGTCAGACCAGCCTTGGAAAAGTCACTGAAAAATCTTCAACTGGACTATGTCGATCTCTATATTATTCATTTTCCACTGGCTGTGAAG CCAGGGGATGAATTATTTCcaaaagatgaaaatggaaaactGATATTTGACTCGGTGGATCTCTGTCACACATGGGAG gccctggagaaGTGTAAGGATGCAGGGCTGACCAAGTCCATTGGGGTGTCCAACTTCAACCACAAGCAGCTGCAGAAGATCCTGAACAAGCCGGGGCTCAAGTATAAGCCCGTCTGCAACCAG GTGGAATGTCACCCTTATCTCAACCAGAGCAAACTGTTGGATTTCTGCAAGTCACATGATATTGTTCTTGTAACCTATGGTGCTCTGGGATCCCAACGAGTACAAGAATG GGTGAATCTGAACCACCCCGTTCTCTTGGAGGACCCGGTTCTCTGTGCCATTGCTAAAAAGCATAAGCAAACCCCAGCTCTGGTTGCCCTTCGCTACCAGGTACAACGAGGGGTTGTGGTTCTGGCCAAGAGTTACAACAAGAAGCGGATCAAAGAGAACATACAG GTGTTTGACTTTGAACTGAGTCCGGACGGCATGAAAGCAATTGATGGCCTCAACAGAAATATAAGATACTATGAATTTCTAAT TGGTGTCAGCCACCCTGAGTATCCATTCCATGAAGAATATTGA